TTTACCGCTGCCAAAGGGCCAACCGCATTGGCAACGTCATTTGCGCCATGTGCAAAGCTCAGAAGTGCCGCTGCAAAAATAAGAGGAATCGTAAAAAGCATATTGACCGCTTCTCTAGAGTTATCCAGACCAACGACTTTTTTTGCTACTCTAGGCTTAACGATCAAGAAAGTGATCACTCCTCCGATCACACCTAAGATCAATGCCACAGAAAAAGATGGCTTCTTGGTTTGAGGCAAGAAACTCAATATCTCAGTGATCGTTCCCCAGATATGTTTAAAGCCTTTAAGCGTCAAATAGGTGATAAATGCTGCTGACATGATAGCCACGAGTGCAGGTATGACTCTTTTAGCCGCCGTTAACCTATCTGTTTTATAGATCACCTGTGATTTGATGACATAAAGGAATGTCGCTGAAATCACTCCACCCAGTACAGGTGAGATCACCCATGAAGCAGCGATCTTACCCATGGTTCCCCAAGAAACGATAGCAAAACCACCTGCAGCGATACCGCCGCCAAGGACACCGCCCACGATTGAGTGTGTGGTTGAAACCGGTGCTTTAAGCCATGTTGCAAGATTCAGCCATAGTGCTGCGGCAAGCAGTGCAGCAGACATACCATAGACAAATAGCATAGGGTCATTACCAAAAGCAGCTGGAGAAATGATCCCTTTTTTAATGGTTCCTACCACATCACCGCCAGCGATGAGTGCACCGCCCGCTTCAAAAATAGATGCGATAAGTACAGCACCACCTATGGTCAATGCGCCTGAACCAACGGCTGGGCCTACGTTATTGGCAACATCATTCGCACCGATATTCATCGCCATATAGGCACCAAATACCGCTGCTAGTACTAAAAATCCTCCGTGTGTTGCCTGTCCCATAACGCTGTTTGCATAAAACGCTACGGCTACAGCAAAACCTGCACCCAGTATTATTTTTAATGTATTGTTCATCTACATTCCTTCATTTGTGTATTAGTGGCGGGATTATAGAAAAAAAGTATTACAATTCTGTTACCAAAATGTAACCAAATGCAAGTAAAAGAAAATTGGGAGTTGAAAAAGTCAAGATGGGCAGAGTATGCCCATCTTTAGGAGTTTACATGATATTTTGGACTAGAATGTAATAATCGCGTCTAACTGCACACGCTCATAGTCTGCATCTGCAGGATCGCCAACTTTGCTTCCATAGAGTGTATTGAAGAAGAAAGTACCGGCAAGATATGTGTTTTCGCCAAATTTATATTTTGTTCTGATAGCATGACCTTTGGCAGCTGTACCACCACCGAAGTTATCTGAGTCAGAGTGCGCACCAAGCACCGCATCTTCTTGGATATCTGTATAAGAGTATTTTACTTGCCAATCACCAACTTCTTTAGCCTTACCGAGTTGAAATGCCAAATCGTATCCAAAGTTATTGTCATCTGCAGCTGTGTTATATGCTACACCAGCAGCGATTGAAAATGGTTTACCAAGTACATTTTTAAACTCGAGTTCTCCAAATCCTTCTACGATATGATAATCATTAGCAAACACACCATCTACCGTTAAAGTGTTACCCATACCTGTACCTTTATTGTCACTATAAAGTGATGTATTACCTTTGACACCATCATAATAGTAAATACCCGCACCCACATTCAGTGTT
The sequence above is drawn from the Sulfurovum sp. TSL1 genome and encodes:
- a CDS encoding inorganic phosphate transporter — its product is MNNTLKIILGAGFAVAVAFYANSVMGQATHGGFLVLAAVFGAYMAMNIGANDVANNVGPAVGSGALTIGGAVLIASIFEAGGALIAGGDVVGTIKKGIISPAAFGNDPMLFVYGMSAALLAAALWLNLATWLKAPVSTTHSIVGGVLGGGIAAGGFAIVSWGTMGKIAASWVISPVLGGVISATFLYVIKSQVIYKTDRLTAAKRVIPALVAIMSAAFITYLTLKGFKHIWGTITEILSFLPQTKKPSFSVALILGVIGGVITFLIVKPRVAKKVVGLDNSREAVNMLFTIPLIFAAALLSFAHGANDVANAVGPLAAVNDALTTLAVSEKAAIPLWVMVIGGVGISVGLALFGPRLIRTVGSEITELDQMRAFSIMMAAAITVVIASQLGLPVSSTHIAVGAIFGVGFLREWLDSKDMSVKQERLHIEMEKHNALKSELAELKAAGDYKRQVELIEAAKVQKKKVKSLKRSLRENYVKRGMVKKIVAAWVITVPAAAVLSAIIFFILKGVAS